In the genome of Gemmatimonadota bacterium, one region contains:
- a CDS encoding 50S ribosomal protein L10 gives MPQPRAVKEQIVQDLTTRLKETESVYLTDLTGLDVGEVTELRRRLRAESVECRVIKNTLTRLAVADADPPDLGETPDGPTPPLIAADP, from the coding sequence ATGCCCCAGCCGCGTGCCGTCAAAGAGCAGATCGTCCAGGATCTGACGACGCGATTGAAAGAAACCGAAAGCGTGTACCTGACCGACCTCACCGGCCTGGACGTCGGCGAGGTCACCGAACTTCGCCGGCGGTTGCGGGCGGAGTCCGTGGAGTGCCGCGTCATCAAGAACACGCTGACGCGCCTCGCCGTCGCGGACGCGGACCCGCCCGACCTCGGCGAGACCCCGGACGGACCGACGCCGCCCCTTATTGCGGCCGACCCG
- the rplA gene encoding 50S ribosomal protein L1: MKRGRRYLAASEKVEAGKDYPLEDALTIVKESSKTKFDETVDVAMRLNVDPRHADQMVRGAIALPHGTGKETRVLVLTRGEAQKDAQEAGADYVGADEYIEQIEKGWTDFDVVIATPDIMRDVGKLGRVLGPRGLMPNPKSGTVTFDVGPAVKEVKAGRIEYRVDRNGNLHGPVGKVSFSVEQLTENASTFIDAVMRAKPASAKGQYIRRLTVSSTMGPGVQVDRQVAAREA; this comes from the coding sequence ATGAAAAGAGGCAGGCGCTACCTGGCCGCCAGCGAGAAGGTGGAAGCGGGGAAGGACTATCCCCTCGAGGACGCCTTGACGATCGTCAAGGAATCCTCGAAGACGAAATTCGACGAGACGGTCGATGTGGCCATGCGGTTGAACGTGGATCCCCGCCACGCGGACCAGATGGTACGGGGCGCCATCGCACTGCCCCACGGAACAGGAAAAGAAACCAGGGTGCTCGTGCTGACCCGGGGCGAAGCGCAGAAGGACGCCCAGGAGGCCGGCGCGGACTACGTCGGCGCCGACGAGTACATCGAGCAGATCGAGAAGGGCTGGACCGATTTCGACGTCGTGATCGCCACGCCCGATATCATGCGTGACGTCGGCAAGCTGGGCCGCGTACTGGGTCCGCGAGGCCTCATGCCCAACCCGAAGAGCGGCACCGTGACCTTCGACGTCGGGCCCGCGGTCAAGGAAGTCAAGGCAGGCCGGATCGAATACCGCGTGGACCGCAACGGCAACCTGCACGGCCCCGTGGGCAAGGTGTCCTTCTCCGTGGAGCAGTTGACGGAGAACGCCTCGACGTTCATCGACGCGGTCATGCGGGCGAAGCCTGCATCCGCCAAAGGGCAATACATCAGGCGTCTTACCGTCTCGTCCACCATGGGACCCGGCGTACAGGTCGACCGCCAGGTGGCGGCCCGAGAGGCGTAG